A region from the Hypomesus transpacificus isolate Combined female chromosome 11, fHypTra1, whole genome shotgun sequence genome encodes:
- the LOC124473616 gene encoding receptor-type tyrosine-protein phosphatase epsilon-like has protein sequence MVLFLAAATIPFNNSSYGNQTRENPSPEGTHVLPSTLVISLLLLIIVLLAVYLLRFRSHRKALVTSVDKKIPNGFLEEQGEQTVVLLPRSPSPSKRYFPIPLDSLEDEYRIRSADDCKLFREEFNSLPCCFHHGSFEEASKETNREKNRYPNILPYDHSRVVLAQIDGHLGSDYINASYIDGFKERNKFIAAQGPKHDTVADFWRMVWEQKTATIVMLTNLKERKEEKCHQYWPENGCWIYGNMKVAMEDFTVLVDYTIRRFCIQYQRSDGPRPPRLVTQLHFTSWPDFGVPFSPIGMLKFLKKVKTVNPSYAGPVVVHCSAGVGRTGTFIVIDAMIDMMHIEQRLDVFGFVTRIREQRCQLVQTDMQYSFIYQALLEYFLYGDTELDVCSLEGHLHMLHNTRAPLDRLGLEEEFRKLTNVRIMKENMRTGNLPANMKKNRVLQIIPYDFNRVILSVKRGQEFTDYINASFIDGYRQKDHFIATQGPLQHTVEDFWRMVWEWRCHSIVMLTELKEREQDKCFQYWPAEGSVTFGDYTLELTSDTLCDTFTLKDMVLTYRPEKQSRHVRHFHFHGWPEIGIPVEGKGMIDIVAAVQRQQQQSGNHPIIVHCSAGAGRTGTFIALSNILERVKAEGLLDVFQSVKSLRMQRPHMVQTVEQYDFCYRVVQDFVDIFSDYANFK, from the exons ATGGTGTTGTTTCTGGCCGCAGCCACAATACCCTTTAACAACTCCTCATATGGGAATCAGACCAGAG AAAATCCCTCCCCCGAGGGCACCCATGTGCTTCCGTCAACACTGGtcatatctctcctcctcctcatcatcgtCCTCCTCGCCGTCTACCTCCTAAG GTTCAGGAGCCACAGGAAGGCTCTCGTCACCTCAGTCGATAAGAAGATCCCCAATGGCTTCCTGGAAGAGCAAG gGGAACAGACGGTGGTTCTCCTCCCCagatctccttctccctccaagAGGTACTTCCCCATCCCTCTGGACTCTCTGGAGGACGAGTACCGGATCCGCTCGGCCGACGACTGCAAGCTCTTCAGAGAGGAGTTCAAC tccttGCCTTGTTGCTTCCACCACGGTTCCTTTGAGGAGGCGAGCAAGGAGACCAACAGGGAGAAGAATCGCTACCCCAACATCCTACCAT ACGACCACTCCCGAGTGGTGCTAGCTCAGATCGATGGACATTTGGGCTCAGACTACATCAACGCCTCATACATTGAT GGCTTTAAAGAGAGGAATAAATTCATCGCAGCTCAAG GTCCAAAGCATGACACAGTGGCTGACTTCTGGAGGATGGTCTGGGAACAGAAGACTGCTACTATCGTAATGCTGACGAATCtaaaagaaaggaaggag GAGAAGTGTCACCAGTACTGGCCGGAAAATGGCTGCTGGATATACGGCAACATGAAAGTAGCAATGGAAGACTTTACTGTCCTGGTGGACTATACCATCCGAAGGTTCTGCATACAATAT cAGAGGAGCGACGGGCCCAGACCGCCTCGTCTGGTCACCCAGCTCCACTTCACCAGTTGGCCAGACTTTGGGGTGCCCTTCTCCCCCATTGGCATGCTCAAGTTCCTCAAGAAGGTGAAGACGGTCAACCCTTCATACGCTGGACCCGTCGTGGTGCACTGCAG TGCGGGGGTGGGGCGGACCGGGACCTTTATCGTCATCGACGCCATGATCGACATGATGCACATAGAGCAGCGTCTGGACGTGTTCGGCTTCGTCACCAGGATACGAGAGCAGCGCTGTCAACTCGTCCAGACGGAT ATGCAGTACTCGTTCATCTACCAAGCTCTGTTGGAGTACTTCCTGTATGGGGACACAGAGCTGGATGTGTGCTCCCTGGAGGGTCATCTGCACATGCTCCACAACACCAGAGCTCCCCTTGACAGGCTGGGCCTGGAGGAAGAGTTCAGG AAGCTGACCAATGTCCGCATAATGAAGGAGAACATGAGAACAGGGAACCTTCCTGCCAACATGAAGAAGAACCGCGTGCTTCAGATCATTCCAT ACGACTTCAACCGGGTCATTCTATCGGTGAAAAGGGGGCAGGAGTTCACTGATTACATCAACGCTTCCTTCATCGAC GGCTACCGTCAGAAAGACCACTTCATCGCCACCCAGGGGCCCCTGCAGCACACGGTGGAGGACTTCTGGAGGATGGTGTGGGAGTGGAGGTGTCACTCCATTGTCATGCTCACCGAGCTAAAGGAGCGGGAGCAG GACAAATGTTTCCAGTACtggccagcagagggcagtgtaACATTTGGAGATTACACCCTTGAGCTGACGAGTGACACGCTCTGTGACACTTTTACTCTCAAGGACATGGTGCTCACATACAGACCA GAGAAGCAGTCTCGAcacgtccgtcacttccacttCCACGGCTGGCCGGAGATCGGAATACcggtggaggggaagggaatGATTGACATTGTCGCTGCCGTGCAGAGGCAGCAACAACAGTCTGGAAACCACCCCATCATAGTTCACTGCAG TGCCGGCGCGGGTCGAACTGGGACCTTTATTGCTCTGAGTAACATTCTGGAGAGGGTGAAAGCTGAGGGTCTGCTGGACGTGTTCCAGTCAGTGAAGAGTTTACGCATGCAGAGACCTCACATGGTTCAAACAGTG GAACAATATGACTTCTGCTACAGAGTGGTTCAGGATTTTGTGGACATCTTTTCAGACTACGCCAATTTCAAATGA